A region of the Actinomycetota bacterium genome:
TCCTGTCGCTGGGCAGCCACCAGGGAAACGCGCACGTCCACTGGCATGTCGCACCGCTGCCTCCCGGGACTCCCTACGACAAGCAGCAGTTCGAGGCGCTGCGGGCCGAGAACGGAATCCTCTGCATCCCCGACCAGGAGATGAAGGAATTTGCTGACCGTCTCCGGCTGCGACTGGCGGGCTGCACCTAGCCTTCGTCAGCAGGTGAGCCAAAGGACGACCAGACGACCTGGGTCGAGACCTCCGGCGCCGATCGAAGCGTCTGCAGGACCACGCAGTACCTCTCCGTCAGGCGAACCAGAGTGGCCACCTCTCCTTCGGACGCGTCCGTCTCCAGGTCAAACAGCAAACGCAGGCTCCTGAGCCCCACCGGAGCCTCCTTGGAGACGCCGAGTGTGCCGCGAAAGTCCAGATCGCCCTCTGCCTCGACCTTCGCGTCACGCAGGTCCACGCCGATCGACGTGGCCCACCCTCCCAGCAACGGTCCATCACTGAATGCGCCTGCTCCGCTGGGGTTGAAGCGGGGGCCGGGCTCCCGCGCCTGGCCCCCGCACGGCTCGGGCTAGGCCCGGACGGCCTTCGTGATGACGTACTCCCGGCCCCAGCGGACCTTCCCGTCCGCCGCCTTGTAGCCCTCGAGGTACGACAGGATCTCGGCGCGGAAGGCGTCCAGCGCCTCCCCCTCGAGAGCCGAGACGGCTCGGACGGTGGGGCCGTAGGTGGTGGAGAACAGCTTCCAGATGTCCTCGGGTGAAGATCCGAACTGAGGGCAGTCGCCTGGCGTGAACGTGATGTCACGGAAGGAGTCCCCGAGCAGCTCGCGCACCTTGTCCGGGTTTCCCCAGTTAAAGGGGCTCGCCAGGCCCGGCGGAGGCGGGAAGTGCTTGTTGGTGATCCGGAACCAGCCGCCCAGGCCCCCCTCGGGGGTCCAGGCCAGGAACACCACACGCCCGCCGGGACGCGTCACCCGCGCCAGTTCGGCCGCAACCGCCGGCTGATCCGGGGCGAACATGTGGCCACACGTGGACAGAACAACATCAAACGACGCGTCGTCGAACG
Encoded here:
- a CDS encoding OsmC family protein, translating into MLGGWATSIGVDLRDAKVEAEGDLDFRGTLGVSKEAPVGLRSLRLLFDLETDASEGEVATLVRLTERYCVVLQTLRSAPEVSTQVVWSSFGSPADEG
- a CDS encoding methyltransferase domain-containing protein translates to MTELKQKQRATWALGEYDRIADGLTISTDQTLRVAKVRPGEKVLDVATGTGITAIAARERGAAVTGADLTPELLEVARQKASDHGFGDIEFREGDAEDLPFDDASFDVVLSTCGHMFAPDQPAVAAELARVTRPGGRVVFLAWTPEGGLGGWFRITNKHFPPPPGLASPFNWGNPDKVRELLGDSFRDITFTPGDCPQFGSSPEDIWKLFSTTYGPTVRAVSALEGEALDAFRAEILSYLEGYKAADGKVRWGREYVITKAVRA